A single window of Kitasatospora sp. HUAS MG31 DNA harbors:
- a CDS encoding error-prone DNA polymerase — MGFTSHPKLPWSELHRRLRGSGPAAPGAVVPLRPPTSQRPAPPTSESPAAPAAAHPWAELHVHSAFSFLDGASDPEALAEEAARLGIEVLGLTDHDGLYGVVRLAQAARESGVRTVFGAELTLGPEEHLLVLARDPAGYRRLSAAISAAQLRGGAKNRPAYDLAELAGAHGGHWAVLTGCRKGRVRTALAAGGPDAALRELHGLAEAFGPENVYAELIDQRLPGDDLRNDRLAALAARAGLPVVASNNVHHAGPAEGRLAQGLAALHDRRTLQDAAGRTMAAGTAHLRSGREMAARLARFPGVREATVDLARACAFDFGGLKPELPGFPVPDGHTEISHLRALVVAGGPDRFGPGNGPALRQLARELDVIEELDLAGYFLIVHDIVDFCRREDIWCQGRGSAANSAVCYALGITAVDPIHYGLLFERFLSVERDGPPDIDLDIENRRREEVIQYVYRRYGRAHAAQVANVITYRPRLALRDAARVLGYPTGQIEAFTRQVDFRSAPAEDSLIPADVLDLGGRLLGLPRHLGIHSGGMVLTREPIGEICPTEWARMPGRSVLQWDKESTAGAGLVKIDLLGLGMLAALHDTCDLIAGHHGDRYDLAAIPDDDAHVYEMLCRADTVGVFQVESRAQMATLPRLRPRTFYDLVVEVALIRPGPIQGGSVHPYLRRRDGVEAPDCPHPLMEKSLGKTLGVPLFQEQMMQLAIDCAGFSPAEADRLRQAMGAKRSHQRVAELRRRLLDGMADRGIPAGTAEDVYAKIEAFSNYGFPESHAISFAYLVYASAWLKYHYPAAFTCALLANQPMGFYSPLSLIADVRRHGVRVRGVDVNASAAGPTLEGGEHPSAPPPLTAGKPQFAIRLGLSAVRGLGDRKAEEVAAGQPYADLEDFARRTALPAPVLEALATAGAFSCFGLTRRQALWAAGVHATATPDTLPGTAPGAEAPPLPAMTPVEETIADLWATGASATSHPMQHLRDVLRGSGALSAAQLHDVPPGTPVVVGGLVTHRQRPPTAGGVLFLSMEDETGLINVICNRYVWEPHRRTALDRAGLLVHGHVERDHGATNLVATRLTPLRIAV, encoded by the coding sequence ATGGGATTCACCAGCCACCCCAAGCTCCCCTGGAGCGAGCTGCACCGCCGCCTGCGCGGCAGCGGCCCGGCGGCCCCCGGCGCGGTGGTCCCCCTGCGCCCGCCGACCTCGCAGCGCCCCGCCCCACCGACGTCGGAAAGCCCCGCCGCCCCCGCCGCCGCCCACCCCTGGGCGGAGCTCCACGTGCACTCGGCCTTCAGCTTCCTGGACGGCGCCAGCGACCCCGAGGCGCTGGCCGAGGAGGCGGCCCGGCTCGGCATCGAGGTGCTCGGCCTCACCGACCACGACGGCCTGTACGGGGTGGTCCGACTCGCCCAGGCGGCCAGGGAGTCCGGCGTCCGGACGGTGTTCGGTGCCGAGCTCACCCTCGGCCCGGAGGAGCACCTGCTGGTCCTCGCCCGCGACCCCGCCGGGTACCGCAGGCTCTCCGCCGCGATCAGTGCCGCCCAGCTGCGCGGCGGTGCCAAGAACCGCCCGGCGTACGACCTCGCCGAGCTCGCCGGGGCCCACGGCGGTCACTGGGCCGTGCTCACCGGCTGCCGCAAGGGCCGGGTGCGGACCGCGCTGGCCGCCGGGGGACCGGACGCCGCGCTGCGCGAACTGCACGGCCTCGCCGAGGCGTTCGGGCCGGAGAACGTGTACGCGGAGCTGATCGACCAGCGGCTGCCCGGCGACGACCTGCGCAACGACCGGCTCGCCGCCCTCGCCGCCCGGGCCGGGCTGCCGGTCGTCGCCTCGAACAACGTCCACCACGCCGGCCCCGCCGAGGGCCGGCTGGCCCAGGGCCTGGCCGCGCTGCACGACCGCCGCACCCTCCAGGACGCCGCCGGCCGGACCATGGCCGCCGGCACCGCGCACCTGCGCTCCGGGCGGGAGATGGCCGCCCGGCTGGCCCGCTTCCCCGGGGTCCGGGAGGCCACCGTGGACCTCGCCCGGGCCTGCGCCTTCGACTTCGGCGGCCTGAAGCCCGAACTCCCCGGCTTCCCCGTCCCCGACGGCCACACCGAGATCAGCCATCTGCGCGCCCTGGTGGTCGCCGGCGGCCCGGACCGCTTCGGCCCCGGCAACGGGCCCGCCCTGCGCCAGCTCGCCCGCGAACTCGACGTCATCGAGGAACTCGACCTGGCCGGCTACTTCCTGATCGTCCACGACATCGTCGACTTCTGCCGCCGCGAGGACATCTGGTGCCAGGGCCGCGGCTCCGCCGCCAACTCCGCGGTCTGCTACGCCCTCGGCATCACCGCCGTGGACCCGATCCACTACGGCCTGCTGTTCGAACGCTTCCTCAGCGTCGAGCGCGACGGGCCGCCCGACATCGACCTCGACATCGAGAACCGCCGCCGCGAGGAGGTCATCCAGTACGTCTACCGGCGCTACGGCCGCGCGCACGCCGCCCAGGTCGCCAACGTGATCACCTACCGGCCCCGGCTCGCGCTGCGCGACGCCGCCCGGGTCCTCGGCTACCCGACCGGGCAGATCGAGGCCTTCACCCGGCAGGTCGACTTCCGCTCCGCCCCCGCCGAGGACTCCCTCATCCCCGCCGACGTCCTCGACCTCGGCGGCCGACTTCTCGGCCTGCCCCGGCACCTGGGCATCCACTCGGGCGGCATGGTGCTCACCAGGGAGCCGATCGGCGAGATCTGCCCCACCGAGTGGGCCCGGATGCCGGGACGGTCCGTCCTCCAGTGGGACAAGGAGTCCACCGCCGGCGCCGGACTGGTCAAGATCGACCTGCTCGGCCTCGGCATGCTCGCCGCCCTGCACGACACCTGCGACCTGATCGCCGGACACCACGGCGACCGCTACGACCTGGCCGCCATCCCCGACGACGACGCGCACGTCTACGAGATGCTCTGCCGGGCCGACACCGTCGGCGTCTTCCAGGTCGAGTCCCGCGCCCAGATGGCCACCCTGCCCCGGCTGCGGCCGCGCACCTTCTACGACCTGGTGGTGGAGGTGGCGCTGATCCGGCCCGGCCCGATCCAGGGCGGCTCGGTCCACCCGTACCTGCGGCGGCGCGACGGCGTGGAGGCCCCCGACTGCCCCCACCCGCTGATGGAGAAGTCCCTCGGCAAGACCCTCGGCGTCCCGCTCTTCCAGGAGCAGATGATGCAACTCGCCATCGACTGCGCCGGGTTCAGCCCCGCCGAGGCCGACCGGCTGCGCCAGGCGATGGGCGCCAAGCGGTCCCACCAGCGGGTCGCCGAGCTGCGCCGGCGCCTGCTCGACGGGATGGCGGACCGCGGCATCCCCGCCGGGACCGCCGAGGACGTCTACGCCAAGATCGAGGCCTTCTCGAACTACGGCTTCCCCGAGTCCCACGCGATCAGCTTCGCCTACCTGGTGTACGCCAGCGCCTGGCTCAAGTACCACTACCCGGCGGCCTTCACCTGCGCCCTGCTGGCCAACCAGCCGATGGGCTTCTACTCCCCGCTCAGCCTGATCGCCGACGTCCGGCGGCACGGGGTGCGGGTCCGCGGGGTGGACGTCAACGCCAGCGCCGCCGGACCCACCCTGGAGGGCGGCGAGCACCCCTCCGCCCCGCCCCCGCTCACCGCCGGCAAACCGCAGTTCGCCATCCGGCTCGGCCTCTCCGCCGTCCGCGGACTCGGCGACCGGAAGGCCGAGGAGGTCGCCGCCGGGCAGCCGTACGCCGACCTGGAGGACTTCGCCCGCCGCACCGCCCTGCCCGCCCCCGTCCTGGAGGCGCTGGCCACCGCGGGTGCCTTCTCCTGCTTCGGGCTGACCCGCCGCCAGGCCCTGTGGGCCGCCGGGGTGCACGCCACCGCCACCCCCGACACCCTCCCCGGCACCGCGCCGGGCGCCGAGGCGCCCCCGCTGCCCGCGATGACCCCCGTCGAGGAGACCATCGCCGACCTCTGGGCCACCGGCGCCTCCGCCACCAGCCACCCCATGCAGCACCTGCGGGACGTCCTGCGCGGCTCCGGCGCCCTCAGCGCCGCCCAGCTCCACGACGTCCCGCCCGGCACACCGGTGGTGGTCGGCGGCCTGGTCACCCACCGCCAGCGCCCGCCCACCGCCGGCGGCGTGCTCTTCCTCAGCATGGAGGACGAGACCGGCCTCATCAACGTCATCTGCAACCGCTACGTCTGGGAACCCCACCGCCGCACCGCCCTCGACCGCGCCGGCCTCCTCGTCCACGGCCACGTCGAACGCGACCACGGCGCCACCAACCTGGTCGCCACCCGCCTCACCCCGCTCCGCATCGCCGTCTGA